From the genome of Devriesea agamarum, one region includes:
- a CDS encoding pyridoxal phosphate-dependent aminotransferase, translating into MIFTQSSKLRHVCYEIRGPVPAEAARMEAEGQKIIKLNIGNPAPFGFEAPDEILVDMIRMLPTAQGYSDSKGIPAARRAVAQYYQTKGMPGIELDDVYLGNGVSELIQMSLQALVDNGDEVLIPAPDYPLWTACVALAGGTPVHYRCDESNHWWPDLEDLAAKVTPRTKALVIINPNNPTGAVYPPSVLEGMIAIAREHGLLLLADEIYDKILYDDATHTSVAQLAPDLLSITFNGLSKAYRVAGFRSGWMTLYGPKEHASNFIEGLDVLANMRLCPNVPAQHVVATALGGYQSINDLILPNGRLYEQMSVAHRLLTQIPGITCEKAQGALYLFPRIDREMYRVDDDVQFALELLREKKLLIVQGTGFNWSEPDHFRVVTLPDVNILTDAMGRLADFLGTIRR; encoded by the coding sequence ATGATCTTCACCCAGTCCTCAAAGCTGCGCCACGTCTGCTACGAAATCAGAGGACCGGTGCCCGCTGAGGCCGCCAGGATGGAGGCTGAGGGACAGAAAATCATCAAGCTGAACATCGGCAACCCAGCCCCGTTCGGGTTTGAAGCCCCGGACGAAATCCTGGTCGACATGATCCGCATGCTTCCGACGGCGCAGGGATACTCCGACTCGAAGGGTATCCCTGCCGCGCGGCGTGCGGTGGCGCAGTATTACCAGACCAAGGGCATGCCCGGTATTGAACTCGACGATGTGTATCTCGGCAACGGGGTCAGCGAGCTGATCCAAATGTCGCTGCAGGCGCTCGTGGACAACGGCGATGAAGTGTTGATCCCTGCCCCGGATTATCCGCTGTGGACGGCCTGTGTGGCACTTGCCGGGGGAACCCCGGTGCACTATCGCTGCGATGAATCCAACCACTGGTGGCCCGACCTTGAAGACCTCGCAGCCAAGGTCACGCCCCGCACCAAAGCACTGGTCATTATCAACCCAAATAACCCCACCGGTGCGGTCTATCCGCCGTCGGTGCTGGAAGGCATGATCGCCATTGCCCGTGAGCACGGCCTGCTCCTGCTCGCCGACGAAATCTACGACAAAATTTTGTATGACGATGCCACCCACACTTCAGTGGCTCAGCTCGCCCCCGACCTTCTATCCATCACCTTTAATGGGCTGTCGAAAGCGTACCGGGTGGCGGGTTTCCGGTCCGGTTGGATGACGCTTTATGGACCCAAAGAACACGCCAGTAACTTCATTGAAGGTCTCGATGTTTTAGCGAATATGCGACTGTGCCCCAATGTGCCCGCTCAGCATGTGGTCGCCACTGCCCTGGGCGGCTACCAGTCAATCAACGACCTGATTTTGCCCAACGGTCGGCTGTACGAACAGATGTCGGTGGCGCACCGTCTGCTCACGCAAATCCCGGGTATCACCTGCGAAAAAGCGCAGGGAGCGCTCTATCTGTTTCCGCGTATTGACCGTGAGATGTATCGGGTTGACGACGATGTGCAATTTGCGCTGGAACTTCTGCGGGAAAAGAAACTGCTGATCGTGCAGGGCACCGGATTTAACTGGTCTGAACCCGATCACTTCCGGGTGGTGACTTTGCCTGATGTGAATATCTTGACCGATGCTATGGGGCGTCTTGCAGACTTCCTCGGCACAATTCGCCGTTAA
- a CDS encoding FAD-dependent oxidoreductase, with protein sequence MFSTSPLRLAVIGAGPAGIYAAETLTKTDAVKSGELPVAIDLFDQLPTPFGLIRYGVAPDHPRIKGIITALHRILGRGDIRFFGNVAFGTDLTLAELREHYDAIIFATGALKDAALDIPGIDLDGSYGGADFVAWYDGNPDYPRTWPLTAEQVAVIGNGNVALDIARVLAKSADELLTTEIPANVYEGLAASPVTDVHVFGRRGPCQVKFTPLETRELAHPRGVQMVLDPRDFDQVSDEEWEIVSRDNRQKQVVDTFTRWLEEQKEREASGAEPVDAHGNPVQRRLHLHFWHRPVEVLGTDGKVTGMRFERTRLDESGAIVGTGEMVDYELGAVYRAVGYFGTELPEIPFNTQRGVIRNAAGRVLDENDSPIPGLYTNGWIKRGPVGLIGATKSDALETITCLLEDLPNLVPAPDRDPESTFRLLDSKGVDYTTWEGWLRLEEHEKALGAETLDADGNPRARVKVVERDEMVAIAGHRAELDEDNAPSASA encoded by the coding sequence ATGTTCTCCACTTCTCCGTTGCGCCTCGCTGTCATCGGCGCAGGTCCGGCCGGCATTTATGCTGCCGAGACACTCACGAAGACCGACGCCGTCAAGTCCGGCGAACTGCCCGTCGCCATTGACCTTTTCGATCAGCTCCCTACACCGTTCGGGCTGATTCGCTACGGCGTGGCGCCCGACCATCCTCGGATCAAAGGGATTATCACCGCGCTGCACCGTATCCTCGGCCGTGGCGATATCCGTTTCTTTGGCAACGTGGCGTTCGGAACCGATCTGACCCTCGCTGAACTGCGCGAACACTATGACGCAATCATTTTCGCCACCGGTGCGTTAAAGGATGCCGCACTTGATATTCCGGGAATCGACCTCGACGGCTCCTACGGCGGTGCCGACTTTGTAGCCTGGTACGACGGTAACCCCGACTATCCGCGCACCTGGCCGTTGACTGCTGAGCAGGTGGCTGTGATCGGCAACGGAAATGTGGCCTTGGACATCGCCCGGGTGCTCGCGAAATCTGCCGACGAGCTGCTGACCACTGAAATTCCAGCCAATGTGTATGAAGGTCTCGCGGCATCGCCGGTGACCGATGTGCACGTGTTCGGGCGCCGTGGACCCTGCCAGGTCAAGTTCACTCCTTTGGAGACCCGGGAACTCGCCCATCCACGCGGAGTGCAGATGGTGCTCGATCCCCGGGACTTCGACCAGGTGTCCGACGAGGAATGGGAAATCGTCTCGCGCGATAACCGTCAAAAGCAGGTAGTTGACACCTTCACCCGCTGGTTGGAGGAGCAAAAGGAGCGCGAAGCGTCGGGGGCTGAACCCGTGGATGCCCACGGCAACCCGGTCCAGCGTCGCCTGCACCTGCACTTTTGGCATCGTCCGGTCGAGGTGCTCGGCACGGACGGCAAGGTGACCGGGATGCGGTTTGAACGCACGCGGCTCGATGAATCGGGAGCGATCGTCGGCACTGGCGAGATGGTGGACTACGAGCTCGGCGCTGTGTACCGGGCTGTTGGCTATTTCGGAACCGAGCTGCCGGAGATCCCCTTCAATACGCAGCGCGGGGTGATCCGTAATGCCGCCGGGCGGGTGTTGGACGAGAACGATTCGCCGATCCCGGGTTTGTACACCAACGGGTGGATTAAGCGTGGACCGGTGGGGCTGATCGGCGCGACGAAGTCCGATGCGCTGGAGACCATCACCTGTCTGCTGGAGGATCTACCGAATCTAGTTCCGGCTCCGGATCGAGACCCTGAATCTACCTTCCGTCTGCTGGATTCCAAGGGCGTGGATTACACCACCTGGGAAGGCTGGCTGCGTTTGGAAGAGCATGAGAAGGCGCTCGGCGCCGAGACGTTGGATGCCGACGGCAATCCGCGGGCCCGGGTCAAGGTGGTTGAGCGCGACGAGATGGTCGCCATTGCCGGTCATCGTGCTGAACTTGATGAGGACAACGCGCCGTCCGCATCTGCGTGA
- a CDS encoding alpha-galactosidase, protein MSRPTHRIHLATDQVSLLLDVTEAHVPTIVHWGASLGDLSAADADAIAVDAVEFSPESAPDLTLKPSILPQQADGWDGNPGIMGYRDGGGDFSPQFTVTGVYLVEHEHDAARAAGATAPVPSDASDGGRELDAFTQTGPALVRFDLADDTAQLKAVLEVEMLPSGLVRMRMRLANTGTSLYNLHALTLTYPLPMEATQILDFAGRWGKERSPQTRDITVGTHLRENRKGRTGADSTYVLHAGTEDFGFQRGEIWALHVAWSGNHRAYVEKLSSGHQVLGGGELLMPGEGRLQEGEEYTTPWLYGAYGMGLDTIAHQFHRYLRSRPQHVDTARPVTLNVWEAVYFDHNFERLRNLADRAAALGVERYVLDDGWFGSRRDDRSGLGDWYVSKDMWPDGLGPLVDHVTGLGMQFGLWFEPEMINEDSDLARLHPEWIMATGDRLPIQRRHQQVLNLSIPAAYEHIRDRMVDLLTEYNISYIKWDHNRDLIDAGTQPVGQAAIHEQTLATYRLFDELQARFPHLEIESCSSGGARIDLGIMERSDRVWVSDCIDPLERQHMNRWTAQLLPLELMGSHIASGESHTTGRLHPIAFRCATALFGHLGIEWDLAQATEDEMAALREWIAYYKRHRDLICSGELVRADRGEDSMWVSGVVDRDASRALFSIASVARSSVTPRGRIRLPGLDASRRYRVRPRVIGSMPVGFALPRWARPTADGCGYDGITLPGQVLATCGLQAPLMSPDSVLLLEVDTDPAESDAAGARRRGAPTHRAELT, encoded by the coding sequence ATGAGCCGTCCGACTCACCGCATTCACCTCGCGACCGACCAGGTAAGCCTCCTGCTCGACGTCACCGAGGCGCACGTTCCGACGATTGTGCACTGGGGCGCCTCCCTAGGTGACCTGAGTGCGGCCGATGCCGACGCCATTGCGGTCGATGCCGTCGAGTTCTCCCCGGAAAGCGCTCCGGACCTCACCCTGAAGCCGTCGATCCTTCCCCAACAGGCCGATGGCTGGGACGGAAACCCGGGCATCATGGGGTACCGGGATGGCGGCGGCGACTTTTCCCCTCAGTTCACCGTGACCGGCGTCTACCTGGTTGAGCACGAACACGACGCTGCGCGAGCAGCCGGAGCCACCGCGCCCGTACCCTCGGATGCGTCCGATGGCGGGCGCGAGCTGGACGCATTTACTCAAACCGGCCCCGCGCTGGTGCGTTTTGACCTGGCCGATGACACCGCTCAGCTCAAGGCCGTGCTAGAGGTTGAAATGCTGCCGAGCGGGCTGGTCCGGATGCGGATGCGTCTGGCAAACACCGGAACCAGCCTGTACAACCTGCACGCCCTCACGCTGACCTATCCGCTTCCCATGGAGGCGACGCAGATCCTTGATTTCGCAGGTCGCTGGGGCAAGGAGAGGTCTCCTCAGACCCGGGACATCACGGTGGGCACTCATCTGCGTGAGAACCGGAAGGGACGCACGGGCGCCGATTCCACGTATGTTCTGCACGCAGGCACCGAAGATTTCGGGTTCCAGCGCGGAGAGATCTGGGCGTTGCACGTGGCCTGGTCTGGTAACCATCGGGCGTATGTGGAAAAGCTCTCCAGTGGCCACCAGGTCCTGGGCGGTGGCGAGTTGCTTATGCCCGGGGAAGGCAGACTCCAAGAAGGCGAGGAGTACACCACGCCATGGCTGTACGGGGCCTACGGTATGGGCCTTGACACCATCGCGCACCAGTTCCACCGGTACCTGAGGTCTCGTCCGCAGCATGTCGATACCGCGCGTCCGGTCACGTTGAACGTGTGGGAAGCCGTCTATTTCGACCACAACTTTGAGCGTCTGCGCAATCTCGCTGACCGTGCAGCAGCCCTGGGCGTGGAACGGTATGTGCTGGATGACGGCTGGTTCGGTTCGCGCCGCGATGACCGGTCCGGCCTCGGCGACTGGTATGTATCCAAGGACATGTGGCCCGACGGCTTGGGCCCGCTTGTCGATCATGTCACCGGCTTGGGAATGCAGTTCGGCCTGTGGTTCGAGCCTGAGATGATCAACGAGGATTCCGACCTGGCACGCCTGCACCCCGAGTGGATTATGGCCACCGGTGATCGTCTGCCGATTCAGCGGCGCCACCAGCAGGTGCTGAACCTGTCGATCCCGGCAGCGTATGAGCACATTCGTGACCGCATGGTGGATCTGCTCACCGAGTACAACATTTCCTACATCAAATGGGACCACAATCGCGATCTGATCGACGCGGGCACGCAGCCCGTCGGTCAGGCAGCCATTCACGAGCAGACCCTTGCCACCTACCGATTGTTCGACGAGTTGCAGGCCCGGTTCCCCCACTTAGAAATCGAGTCATGCAGTTCCGGTGGCGCCCGCATCGACCTGGGGATCATGGAACGCTCCGACCGCGTGTGGGTGTCGGATTGCATCGATCCGCTCGAACGCCAGCACATGAACCGGTGGACAGCTCAGCTGCTCCCCTTGGAGCTGATGGGCAGCCATATTGCGTCCGGTGAGTCCCACACCACGGGGCGTCTGCATCCGATCGCGTTTCGGTGCGCCACCGCCCTGTTCGGACATCTGGGAATCGAATGGGATCTCGCTCAGGCCACCGAGGATGAAATGGCGGCGCTGCGCGAATGGATCGCATACTACAAGCGCCATCGCGACCTGATTTGCTCGGGTGAGCTGGTGCGTGCTGACCGCGGGGAAGACTCGATGTGGGTTAGCGGGGTCGTTGATCGCGACGCCTCCCGGGCACTGTTTTCCATCGCATCCGTTGCCCGTTCCTCGGTGACTCCACGCGGCCGTATCCGTCTTCCCGGTCTGGATGCCTCCCGCCGGTATCGGGTGCGTCCGCGCGTCATCGGCAGCATGCCGGTCGGGTTCGCTCTGCCGCGATGGGCACGTCCGACTGCCGACGGCTGCGGATATGACGGCATCACCCTGCCCGGACAGGTTCTTGCGACCTGCGGATTGCAGGCCCCGCTGATGAGCCCTGATTCCGTGCTGCTGTTGGAAGTAGACACTGATCCCGCTGAGTCCGATGCCGCAGGCGCCCGCCGCCGCGGCGCGCCCACTCATCGCGCTGAGCTCACCTGA
- a CDS encoding carbohydrate ABC transporter permease, whose product MSPPAAVSQSPATPRRRKHRDDTKIALLFILPATIGLLVFLIWPLITGIYYSFTEYDVLTPPKWTGLSNYSQMLGDPVFWNAIWVTVEYVLINIGVQTVLALVIAVLMHRLTQSTWLRSIILAPYLVSNVVVALIFLWMLDAQLGIVNMAIEALGFNAVQFWSDSNLAIPTIALVNVWRHMGYTALLLFAGLQAIPDNLYEAARTDGATETQMFFRITLPLLRPILALVLIMSIIGSFQVFDTVSVATQGGPVNASRVLQMYIYDKAFGQFEFGYASALSVALLIVLMVITFFQYRITRAGKTDLD is encoded by the coding sequence ATGTCTCCTCCAGCAGCTGTGTCGCAGTCACCGGCGACTCCGCGTCGCCGCAAACATCGTGACGACACGAAGATTGCCCTGCTGTTCATCTTGCCGGCAACCATTGGCCTGCTTGTCTTCTTGATCTGGCCTCTGATTACCGGGATCTACTACTCCTTCACCGAGTACGACGTCCTCACTCCGCCGAAGTGGACGGGTCTGAGTAACTACTCCCAGATGCTGGGCGACCCGGTGTTCTGGAACGCCATCTGGGTGACCGTCGAATACGTGCTGATCAATATCGGCGTGCAGACTGTGCTCGCCCTGGTCATCGCGGTGTTGATGCACCGGCTCACCCAGTCGACCTGGCTGCGCTCGATCATTCTGGCGCCCTACCTGGTCTCCAACGTCGTGGTCGCGCTCATATTCCTGTGGATGCTGGATGCTCAGCTGGGCATCGTAAACATGGCGATCGAAGCGCTCGGGTTCAATGCCGTGCAGTTTTGGAGCGACTCAAACCTTGCGATTCCCACCATCGCACTGGTGAATGTGTGGCGCCACATGGGATACACGGCTCTGCTGCTGTTCGCCGGTCTGCAAGCCATCCCTGACAACCTCTACGAAGCAGCCCGCACGGACGGCGCGACCGAAACTCAAATGTTCTTCCGCATCACGTTGCCGCTGCTGCGACCGATCCTCGCTCTGGTGCTGATCATGTCGATTATCGGTTCCTTCCAGGTCTTTGACACCGTGTCGGTGGCGACCCAGGGCGGGCCTGTCAATGCATCGCGCGTTTTGCAGATGTACATCTACGACAAGGCGTTCGGCCAGTTCGAGTTCGGTTACGCCTCTGCACTGTCGGTTGCCCTGCTGATCGTGCTCATGGTCATCACCTTCTTCCAGTACCGGATCACCCGCGCCGGTAAGACGGACCTGGACTGA
- a CDS encoding heavy metal translocating P-type ATPase, whose translation MTQVMPERTTPPSETGDLRRVDLDITGMTCASCVSRVEKKLKKLDGVQASVNLALERASVLVPLGPRADGTTITDDELVAAIEKGGYGAHVRHADGPDSNAAGPSAAEMDERDAAAVRQHRDARQRTIVAASLAIPVLLLSMIPAIQFPGWQWVVFILATPVVFYCAYPFHRAAITNLRHGSATMDTLVSLGVTAAYLWSVWALFFGGAGHLGMTMSFSLTPAIQASGHHEIYFESAAVVTTLVLLGRWAQARAVRRSSEALRTLLDLGAKEATLLELTPDGQTREVTVPIDRLTPGDVFVVRPGEKIATDGVVIDGHSAVDRSMLTGESVPEDVETGSEVAGATVNASGRLLVRATHVGADTQLSHIARLVEQAQSSKAPVQHLVDRISGVFVPVVIILALITLFGWALTGHTWEQALTAAVAVLVIACPCALGLATPTAIMVGTGRGAELGILIRSAQALEATRRISTVVLDKTGTLTTGTMQVAEVTLIPNTTGNQLDADTIVRLTGAVENGSEHPIARAIVESVIDRLGPNALDDLDLSEAGAVAGTGMRATVNGHQVDVRRPAADDNLPAQLTDAITAAGSQGRSVALTVIDGEPVALWQISDTIREETPAALAELRRLGITPVLATGDSPEAAQALATQLGIDEVHARQSPEDKLALVTSLQEREHAHGGQVAMAGDGINDTAALAQADLGIAMGSGTDAAMASGDIVASSGSIAAVPTAVRLARSTLSTIRWNLFWAFIYNVIAIPLAMLGILGPLIAGAAMAFSSVFVVSNSLRLRRFR comes from the coding sequence ATGACCCAGGTCATGCCTGAGCGCACGACGCCCCCATCCGAGACAGGCGATCTGCGCCGAGTCGATCTCGACATCACCGGGATGACGTGTGCTTCCTGCGTCTCCCGGGTCGAAAAGAAACTGAAAAAACTCGACGGTGTGCAGGCGAGCGTCAACCTAGCCCTCGAACGCGCCAGCGTCCTGGTGCCGCTTGGCCCCCGCGCCGACGGCACCACCATCACCGATGACGAGCTCGTCGCCGCCATCGAAAAAGGCGGCTACGGAGCCCACGTCCGGCACGCCGACGGGCCCGACTCCAATGCAGCCGGACCCTCGGCCGCCGAGATGGACGAGCGCGACGCCGCCGCAGTCCGCCAACACCGCGACGCCCGGCAGCGAACCATCGTCGCCGCCTCCCTCGCCATTCCAGTTCTGCTGCTATCTATGATTCCCGCCATCCAATTCCCCGGATGGCAATGGGTGGTATTCATCCTCGCCACCCCGGTTGTGTTCTACTGCGCCTACCCCTTCCACCGCGCAGCCATCACCAACCTCCGCCACGGCAGCGCCACCATGGACACCCTGGTCTCACTCGGGGTCACTGCCGCATACCTCTGGTCAGTCTGGGCCCTATTCTTCGGAGGGGCTGGACACCTGGGCATGACCATGAGCTTCAGCCTCACCCCAGCCATCCAGGCCTCCGGACACCACGAGATCTACTTTGAATCCGCAGCCGTGGTCACAACCCTGGTTCTGCTCGGACGCTGGGCCCAGGCCCGCGCTGTGCGCCGCTCTTCCGAAGCCCTGCGCACCCTACTCGACCTCGGAGCTAAAGAAGCAACCCTGCTCGAGCTCACCCCCGACGGCCAAACCCGCGAAGTTACCGTCCCGATTGACCGCCTCACCCCCGGCGATGTCTTCGTCGTCCGGCCCGGCGAGAAAATCGCGACCGACGGCGTCGTCATCGACGGACACAGCGCCGTCGACCGTTCCATGCTGACCGGCGAATCCGTTCCCGAAGATGTCGAGACCGGCAGCGAGGTCGCAGGGGCCACCGTCAACGCCTCCGGACGCCTCCTAGTGCGCGCCACCCACGTCGGAGCCGACACCCAGCTCTCACACATCGCCCGTCTGGTCGAACAAGCGCAGTCATCCAAGGCCCCTGTTCAGCACCTGGTCGATCGCATCAGCGGCGTTTTCGTCCCGGTTGTGATCATCCTTGCGCTCATCACCCTGTTCGGATGGGCCCTGACCGGACACACCTGGGAACAGGCCCTCACCGCAGCGGTGGCAGTCCTAGTGATTGCATGCCCGTGCGCGCTCGGCCTGGCCACCCCCACCGCGATCATGGTGGGAACCGGACGCGGAGCCGAACTGGGCATCCTGATCCGTTCCGCTCAAGCTCTCGAAGCCACCCGGCGCATCAGCACCGTCGTGCTCGATAAAACCGGCACGCTGACAACCGGAACCATGCAGGTCGCAGAGGTTACGCTGATCCCGAACACCACCGGTAACCAGCTCGATGCAGACACCATCGTGCGCCTAACCGGGGCCGTCGAAAACGGCAGCGAACACCCCATTGCACGGGCCATCGTGGAATCAGTCATTGACCGGCTCGGCCCCAACGCACTCGATGACCTCGACCTCTCCGAGGCCGGAGCTGTCGCAGGTACCGGTATGCGCGCGACAGTCAACGGACACCAGGTTGATGTGCGACGGCCAGCTGCCGACGATAACCTGCCCGCTCAGCTCACAGACGCCATCACCGCAGCGGGTTCCCAGGGCCGCTCCGTCGCCCTGACCGTGATCGACGGCGAACCCGTTGCCCTCTGGCAAATTTCCGACACCATCCGCGAGGAAACCCCGGCGGCACTCGCCGAACTGCGCCGCCTCGGTATCACCCCGGTGCTCGCCACAGGTGATTCACCGGAGGCTGCCCAGGCCCTCGCCACCCAACTCGGCATCGACGAAGTGCATGCGCGACAAAGTCCCGAGGACAAACTCGCCCTGGTCACCTCCCTGCAAGAGCGGGAACACGCGCATGGCGGTCAGGTAGCCATGGCCGGTGACGGGATCAACGACACCGCGGCGCTAGCCCAAGCCGATCTCGGAATTGCCATGGGATCAGGAACCGACGCGGCGATGGCTAGCGGCGACATCGTGGCATCCAGCGGCTCCATCGCCGCGGTGCCGACCGCTGTCCGGCTAGCTCGCTCCACGCTATCGACGATTCGCTGGAACCTGTTCTGGGCGTTCATCTACAACGTGATTGCGATTCCGCTAGCGATGCTGGGCATCCTTGGACCGCTGATTGCGGGCGCCGCCATGGCGTTCTCCAGTGTCTTCGTGGTCTCCAACTCGTTGCGTCTGCGCCGATTCCGCTGA
- a CDS encoding RICIN domain-containing protein: protein MPTLHGTPYSASDDGSVTADGTSCRRRTLFKGAVLAATGLGFGLGPAWQTAFAAPGATWDPNAGWSVIPALGDDFSNPARSNSIWHRGLWYPVSGEGTFSDKNVAVTDGQLRLAAAKGHLDGSAGGPAYTFGAVESTLDVPGVCTYIEVKAKVLPSAANVLSAVWLQSSNLNGGPELLNGADPHPEIDIEETFHFTSMDMATHTWGDKHMAFGGHNYQTGLADISTDYHLFGVERRDDHLRFYFDRHLAWDLKAPHASLARMSRHIVLSLEGHLGKPVDQHLPAHYAIDDVRAYYYTAGRRAQPGTYRIVHAATGKALTRREGASALTVQDVGGQGQLWSVTQAEDFTYSITDDSRTVMLGLDGGKGQVGVPVVTVPNAETTYDSAGTRRRWHLLAGGGEAFSIRSAFSGLAMAPSGDHLDQQEPAGHAHEWTLQSAS from the coding sequence ATGCCCACACTTCATGGAACCCCGTACTCCGCCTCGGACGACGGTTCTGTTACAGCCGACGGCACCTCGTGCCGACGCCGCACCCTGTTCAAAGGAGCGGTTCTTGCAGCCACCGGTTTGGGATTCGGTCTCGGCCCGGCCTGGCAAACGGCCTTCGCAGCGCCCGGCGCCACCTGGGACCCCAACGCAGGCTGGAGCGTTATTCCCGCTCTCGGCGACGACTTCTCTAACCCCGCCCGCAGCAACTCGATCTGGCACCGCGGCCTGTGGTACCCCGTCTCAGGCGAGGGCACATTCTCCGACAAAAACGTTGCGGTTACCGATGGACAGCTGCGCCTAGCCGCCGCCAAAGGACACCTCGATGGCAGCGCGGGAGGCCCCGCCTACACATTCGGTGCTGTTGAATCCACCCTCGACGTGCCCGGCGTGTGCACATATATCGAGGTCAAAGCGAAAGTTCTGCCATCCGCAGCTAACGTGCTTTCCGCTGTGTGGCTGCAATCCTCCAACCTCAACGGTGGCCCCGAACTTCTCAACGGCGCAGACCCTCACCCCGAGATCGATATCGAAGAAACCTTCCACTTCACCAGCATGGACATGGCCACCCACACCTGGGGTGACAAACACATGGCATTTGGCGGACACAACTATCAAACTGGGCTCGCGGACATCAGCACCGACTATCACCTGTTCGGGGTCGAACGGCGCGATGACCACCTCCGCTTCTATTTCGACCGCCACCTCGCCTGGGACCTCAAAGCCCCGCATGCATCATTGGCCCGCATGTCCAGGCACATTGTGCTCAGCCTCGAAGGACACCTCGGCAAACCCGTGGACCAGCACCTTCCGGCGCATTATGCGATCGACGACGTCCGCGCCTACTACTACACCGCAGGCCGCCGCGCTCAACCCGGCACCTACCGGATCGTGCACGCAGCCACCGGGAAAGCTTTGACCCGACGGGAAGGTGCCTCCGCACTCACCGTCCAGGACGTCGGCGGCCAGGGGCAGCTGTGGAGCGTGACCCAGGCTGAGGACTTCACCTACAGCATCACCGACGACTCCCGCACCGTCATGCTGGGTCTTGACGGAGGTAAAGGCCAGGTCGGAGTGCCGGTGGTGACCGTTCCCAACGCAGAAACCACCTACGACTCCGCGGGAACCCGCCGCCGCTGGCACCTTCTGGCAGGCGGAGGGGAAGCATTCAGCATCCGCTCGGCGTTCAGTGGCCTGGCGATGGCCCCCAGCGGCGACCACCTCGACCAGCAAGAACCTGCGGGTCACGCCCACGAGTGGACGCTGCAGAGTGCCTCATAA
- a CDS encoding heavy-metal-associated domain-containing protein encodes MTTTTYQVTGLTCGHCVKAVTEEVGELHGVSSVNVDLVKGGASTLTITSESPLERDAVQAALHEAGDTYDLQGE; translated from the coding sequence ATGACCACCACGACCTACCAGGTAACCGGGCTGACCTGCGGACACTGCGTCAAAGCCGTCACCGAAGAAGTTGGGGAACTGCACGGCGTCAGCTCCGTCAATGTCGACCTCGTCAAAGGCGGCGCGTCAACCCTGACCATCACCTCCGAAAGCCCGCTCGAACGCGACGCCGTCCAAGCCGCACTCCACGAAGCAGGCGACACCTACGATCTCCAAGGAGAGTAA
- the focA gene encoding formate transporter FocA: MDDLAGKMTIAAPPQMAKLLDEGMVAKATKDKLTMFLLALSGGAFIGLGFIFYVTSQQSLQGFPLGIAKVIGGFVFSVGLIAVVLSGSDLFTGTTMTMVSRLTHKISTAQMLAHWGISYVGNLVGSLVVAVLIILAGTPTTNGGAWGVVVMNVANSKVHHTWVQSLVLGLLANFAVCLGVWLSYSGRSTVDKMLGIAGPIALFVASGFEHSVANMFMLPTGLLIKYTGGEAFWSSPAVTAAHLTPDSFSGLTVGTAIWNNLIPVTIGNVIGGALFIGAYFWLCYLRPHRAAEAKQALHKA, from the coding sequence ATGGACGATCTCGCCGGCAAAATGACTATTGCTGCCCCGCCACAGATGGCAAAGCTGCTCGACGAAGGCATGGTTGCCAAGGCAACTAAAGACAAACTGACCATGTTCCTGCTGGCCTTGTCAGGCGGCGCCTTCATCGGCCTGGGTTTCATCTTCTATGTGACCTCCCAGCAGAGCCTGCAGGGGTTCCCGCTCGGGATCGCGAAAGTCATCGGCGGTTTTGTGTTCTCCGTCGGCCTGATCGCGGTGGTGCTGTCCGGTTCAGACCTGTTCACCGGCACCACCATGACTATGGTCTCGCGCCTGACTCACAAGATTTCCACCGCCCAGATGCTCGCCCACTGGGGCATTAGCTACGTCGGAAACCTGGTGGGCTCGCTAGTCGTTGCCGTGCTGATTATCTTGGCGGGCACTCCCACCACCAACGGCGGGGCCTGGGGCGTTGTCGTCATGAACGTGGCGAACTCGAAGGTTCACCACACCTGGGTCCAGTCTCTCGTGCTCGGCTTGCTCGCGAACTTCGCCGTCTGCCTCGGGGTGTGGTTGTCCTATTCCGGACGATCCACGGTGGACAAAATGCTCGGCATCGCCGGGCCCATCGCACTGTTCGTCGCATCCGGTTTTGAGCACTCAGTTGCCAACATGTTCATGCTGCCCACCGGTCTGCTCATTAAGTACACGGGAGGAGAGGCTTTCTGGTCCTCCCCTGCCGTCACCGCAGCCCACCTCACGCCCGACAGCTTCTCGGGGCTGACCGTCGGCACCGCCATCTGGAACAACCTGATCCCGGTGACTATCGGCAACGTTATTGGCGGCGCACTGTTTATCGGCGCGTACTTCTGGCTGTGCTACCTCCGCCCGCACCGGGCTGCCGAGGCTAAGCAAGCCCTGCACAAGGCCTGA